A window of the Dickeya dianthicola NCPPB 453 genome harbors these coding sequences:
- the fadR gene encoding fatty acid metabolism transcriptional regulator FadR, which translates to MVIKAQSPAGFAEEYIIESIWNNHFPPGSILPAERELSELIGVTRTTLREVLQRLSRDGWLTIRHGKPTKINNFWETSGLNILETLARLDHDSVPQLIDNLLAVRTNIAGIFIRTAIRLHPAKSAEILKLAESVKDASDAYAELDYNVFRGLAFASGNPIYGLIINGLKGLYIRVGRYYFSNPEARKTALAFYQRLESLSRDGLYEQVPDVIRQYGKESGALWHSMQNSIPRDLAEGRG; encoded by the coding sequence ATGGTTATAAAGGCGCAAAGTCCGGCGGGATTCGCGGAAGAGTACATTATTGAAAGTATATGGAATAATCATTTTCCCCCTGGGTCTATTCTGCCCGCGGAACGGGAATTGTCCGAATTGATCGGGGTCACGCGCACTACGTTGCGTGAGGTGCTGCAGCGCCTGTCCCGTGATGGATGGTTAACGATCCGACACGGGAAACCGACCAAAATCAACAATTTTTGGGAAACGTCCGGGCTGAATATTCTTGAAACGCTGGCCCGGCTTGATCACGACAGTGTTCCTCAATTGATTGACAACCTCTTGGCGGTGCGCACCAATATCGCCGGAATTTTCATTCGCACCGCGATTCGTCTGCATCCGGCCAAATCGGCAGAAATACTTAAACTGGCTGAATCAGTTAAGGATGCCTCGGATGCCTACGCCGAACTGGATTACAACGTGTTCCGCGGATTGGCGTTCGCCTCCGGCAACCCGATTTACGGCCTGATTATCAACGGGCTGAAAGGGCTGTATATCCGCGTTGGACGCTACTACTTCTCCAATCCGGAAGCGCGCAAAACCGCGCTGGCGTTCTATCAGCGTTTGGAGTCGCTGAGCCGTGACGGCTTGTATGAGCAGGTTCCGGACGTGATTCGCCAGTATGGCAAAGAGAGCGGGGCGCTGTGGCACAGCATGCAGAACTCCATCCCGCGTGATCTGGCCGAAGGCCGCGGTTAG
- a CDS encoding SpoVR family protein, which yields MVISTDERVTSPQRLSDGPDWTFDLLQVYLDEIDRVAKLYRLETYPHQIEVITSEQMMDAYSSIGMPINYTHWSFGKKFIETEQRYKHGHQGLAYEIVINSNPCIAYLMEENTMPMQALVMAHACYGHNSFFKGNYLFRSWTDASSIVDYLLFARQYIAQCEERHGVDEVEKLLDSCHALMNYGVDRYKRPQKISLEEEKLRQKSREAYLQSQVNELWRTLPRREQETSPEKARRFPHEPQENLLYFMEKNAPLLEPWQREILRIVRKISQYFYPQKQTQVMNEGWATFWHYSILNHLYDEGKLSDRFMLEFLHSHTNVVYQPPYNSPYYSGINPYALGFAMFQDIKRICQEPTEEDRYWFPDIAGKDWLDTLHFAMQNFKDESFISQFLSPKVMRDFRLFTVLDDDHNNYLEIAAIHDEKGYQKIRQELSSQYNLSNIEPNIQVWNVDLRGNRSLTLRYVPQNRAPLDKSSHEVMKHVHRLWGFDVTLEQMNEDGNIELIDRCPPRNAAL from the coding sequence ATGGTTATATCGACTGATGAGCGGGTAACGAGCCCACAACGTCTGAGTGACGGACCTGACTGGACATTCGACTTGTTGCAGGTCTATCTGGATGAAATCGACCGGGTAGCCAAACTGTACCGTCTGGAAACCTATCCCCACCAAATCGAGGTGATCACCTCCGAACAGATGATGGACGCCTATTCCAGCATCGGGATGCCCATCAACTATACTCACTGGTCGTTCGGCAAGAAGTTCATCGAAACCGAACAGCGTTACAAGCACGGTCATCAAGGGCTGGCCTACGAAATCGTCATCAACTCCAACCCCTGCATCGCCTACCTGATGGAAGAGAACACCATGCCGATGCAGGCGCTGGTGATGGCTCATGCCTGCTACGGCCACAACTCGTTTTTCAAGGGCAACTACCTGTTTCGCAGTTGGACCGACGCCAGTTCAATCGTTGATTATCTGTTGTTTGCCCGTCAGTACATCGCCCAGTGCGAAGAACGCCACGGCGTTGACGAAGTGGAAAAGTTGCTCGACTCCTGCCACGCACTGATGAATTACGGTGTGGATCGCTATAAACGGCCGCAGAAAATCTCGTTGGAAGAGGAAAAACTGCGTCAAAAAAGCCGTGAAGCCTATTTGCAGAGTCAGGTAAATGAACTCTGGCGTACGCTTCCCCGCCGCGAGCAGGAGACATCGCCGGAGAAAGCCCGCCGCTTCCCGCATGAACCGCAGGAAAATCTGCTTTATTTCATGGAGAAAAATGCCCCGTTGCTGGAACCCTGGCAGCGAGAGATCCTGCGTATCGTGCGGAAGATCAGCCAGTATTTTTACCCGCAAAAACAGACACAGGTGATGAATGAAGGCTGGGCCACGTTCTGGCACTACAGCATCCTCAATCATCTCTACGACGAAGGAAAACTGTCCGACCGCTTTATGCTGGAGTTTCTCCACAGCCACACCAACGTGGTCTACCAACCGCCGTACAACAGCCCCTACTATAGTGGCATCAACCCGTATGCGCTCGGCTTCGCCATGTTTCAGGACATCAAACGTATCTGTCAGGAACCAACGGAAGAAGACCGTTACTGGTTCCCGGACATCGCGGGTAAAGACTGGCTGGATACCCTGCACTTCGCGATGCAGAACTTTAAGGATGAGAGTTTCATCAGTCAGTTCCTGTCGCCCAAAGTGATGCGAGATTTCCGTCTGTTTACCGTGCTGGATGACGACCACAATAATTATCTGGAGATCGCCGCTATCCACGATGAAAAAGGTTACCAAAAGATCCGTCAGGAGCTGTCTTCCCAGTACAATCTGAGCAACATCGAACCCAATATTCAGGTCTGGAATGTGGATTTACGCGGCAATCGTTCGCTGACCTTGCGTTATGTGCCGCAGAATCGCGCACCGCTGGACAAAAGCAGCCATGAGGTGATGAAGCACGTGCATCGTTTATGGGGATTTGACGTCACGCTGGAACAGATGAATGAAGATGGCAATATCGAGCTGATTGACCGCTGCCCGCCACGCAACGCCGCGCTATAA